A part of Streptomyces sp. DSM 40750 genomic DNA contains:
- a CDS encoding SAM-dependent methyltransferase produces the protein MERPAWAPRSIDISMPSVARMYDYYLGGSHNFEVDREAARRAMDFMPGLPKIMQANRAFMRRAVRYAAGSGITQFLDVGSGIPTFGNVHEVAQDASPGARVVYVDHDPVAVAHSQAVLEGNDGADVVAADLRKPRDILASPRVERLIDLNRPVALLLVAILHFVEDMDDPYGAVAELRDALAPGSVLVVSHASFEGIPLPQERAEGAVDVYKDIRNPLIMRSRDEIARFFEGYDMVEPGLVPMAKWRPDTAPEDEDPYAFSGFAGVGTKA, from the coding sequence ATGGAGCGTCCCGCCTGGGCTCCTCGGAGCATCGACATCTCGATGCCGTCCGTGGCCCGGATGTACGACTACTACCTGGGCGGTTCGCACAACTTCGAGGTCGACCGGGAAGCGGCCCGCAGGGCCATGGACTTCATGCCGGGCCTGCCCAAGATCATGCAGGCGAACCGGGCGTTCATGCGCCGCGCCGTGCGGTACGCGGCAGGTTCGGGCATCACCCAGTTCCTGGACGTCGGATCCGGGATCCCCACCTTCGGAAATGTGCACGAGGTCGCCCAGGACGCCAGCCCCGGAGCACGGGTCGTCTACGTCGACCACGACCCGGTCGCCGTAGCACACAGCCAGGCGGTTCTGGAGGGCAACGACGGCGCGGACGTGGTCGCGGCCGACCTCCGCAAGCCCCGGGACATCCTCGCGAGCCCCCGCGTTGAGCGACTGATCGACCTGAACCGGCCGGTGGCGCTGCTCCTGGTTGCCATACTGCACTTCGTGGAGGACATGGACGACCCGTACGGAGCGGTGGCCGAGCTGCGCGACGCGCTCGCGCCCGGCAGCGTACTCGTCGTCTCGCACGCCTCCTTCGAAGGGATCCCGCTTCCCCAGGAGCGGGCCGAGGGCGCGGTGGACGTGTACAAGGACATTCGCAATCCGCTGATCATGCGCTCTCGGGACGAGATCGCGCGGTTCTTCGAGGGGTACGACATGGTGGAACCCGGACTGGTGCCGATGGCGAAGTGGCGGCCCGACACGGCTCCGGAGGACGAGGATCCGTACGCCTTCTCCGGGTTCGCCGGAGTGGGGACCAAGGCGTGA
- a CDS encoding SCO0930 family lipoprotein yields the protein MKTSWRSASLVATAAAVLVLTTACGQEQGSTSSQNVGAASTPTLGAGTIAGTGTAGAGTAGSGTSEQAQSTTAAAAGQLTVWNSDEYGKVLTDSAGRTLYRFDKDSFEPPKTTCEGECATTWPPVPASGATAAEGVDKALLGEVSRPDGTKQLTVGGWPMYYFAKDTKAGDIKGQGLKGTWFASDPNGKKASTKGGGAAAGDAGGDAGGEAVEQVGLTTRKDAKLGEIVVDKNGMTVYRFMKDTQWPMSTACTGACLDKWPVVAPVDKNDTKDILLKGYTVFDRPDGIKQQTINCIPLYTFASDKAPGDTNGQGVGGTWFAINGDGEPIGAKK from the coding sequence ATGAAGACCTCCTGGCGGAGCGCCTCACTCGTAGCCACCGCTGCGGCTGTGCTGGTGCTGACGACTGCGTGCGGTCAGGAACAGGGGTCCACGTCCTCGCAGAACGTGGGCGCCGCCTCCACCCCGACGCTCGGTGCCGGCACCATCGCCGGTACGGGTACGGCGGGCGCGGGTACGGCCGGCTCCGGTACGTCGGAGCAGGCCCAGTCGACCACCGCGGCCGCCGCGGGTCAGCTGACCGTGTGGAACAGCGACGAGTACGGCAAGGTCCTCACGGACAGCGCCGGACGCACCCTGTACCGCTTCGACAAGGACTCTTTCGAGCCGCCGAAGACGACCTGCGAGGGCGAGTGCGCCACCACGTGGCCGCCGGTGCCCGCCTCGGGCGCCACTGCTGCCGAGGGTGTCGACAAGGCGCTGCTCGGCGAGGTCAGCCGCCCCGACGGCACCAAGCAGCTGACGGTCGGCGGCTGGCCCATGTACTACTTCGCCAAGGACACCAAGGCCGGTGACATCAAGGGCCAGGGCCTCAAGGGCACCTGGTTCGCCTCGGACCCCAACGGCAAGAAGGCCTCCACCAAGGGCGGCGGAGCCGCCGCGGGCGACGCCGGTGGCGACGCAGGCGGCGAGGCCGTCGAGCAGGTCGGCCTGACCACCCGCAAGGACGCCAAGCTCGGCGAGATCGTCGTCGACAAGAACGGCATGACCGTCTACCGGTTCATGAAGGACACGCAGTGGCCGATGTCGACGGCCTGCACCGGCGCCTGCCTCGACAAGTGGCCGGTTGTCGCCCCCGTCGACAAGAACGACACCAAGGACATCCTGCTGAAGGGCTACACGGTCTTCGACCGTCCCGACGGCATCAAGCAGCAGACCATCAACTGCATCCCGCTCTACACCTTCGCCAGCGACAAGGCCCCGGGTGACACCAACGGCCAGGGTGTGGGCGGTACCTGGTTCGCCATCAACGGCGACGGAGAGCCGATCGGCGCCAAGAAGTAA